One segment of Ipomoea triloba cultivar NCNSP0323 chromosome 12, ASM357664v1 DNA contains the following:
- the LOC116000339 gene encoding probable membrane-associated kinase regulator 4, whose product MEEESPYSCEHAEEDYIDMEVCSHSTIFSHSKSSQPDPREFEFQMFSTSVEKDTTTSPADELFYKGKLLPLHLPPRLEMVEKLLQNPSTYNNNLDAQFDAFEESFRTPLCTTPTNHTPTSNTTPFESCNISPAESCQVSRELNPEEYFFAEVVGDFHADHNPKRTWTRRLRLMKQSSLSSKLKASRAYLKSLFIKSSCSSQSSAAASRMINKGLAPQANEGCKSHAKVAKKEPFGQIQRGGSSLAKSFNKENASGDEGGHGHHRRSFSAAFKRISTAKISSSLTSSSGCSSASSSNNSNGFQELQFFKRSASAYSDIENSIQAAIAHCKRSQQQLHSTNTVTDLGICSMSASKVTCEEQERPALCQS is encoded by the coding sequence atggaagAAGAAAGTCCCTATTCATGTGAGCATGCAGAAGAAGACTACATAGACATGGAAGTTTGTTCACATTCCACCATTTTCAGCCATTCCAAAAGCTCACAACCTGACCCCAGAGAATTCGAGTTCCAAATGTTCTCAACCTCTGTTGAAAAAGACACCACAACTTCCCCTGCAGATGAGCTCTTCTACAAAGGAAAACTCCTCCCCCTTCACCTCCCCCCGCGCCTAGAAATGGTAGAGAAACTCCTTCAGAATCCCAGCACTTACAACAACAACCTCGACGCCCAGTTTGATGCGTTTGAAGAGTCCTTTAGAACCCCATTATGCACAACACCTACCAATCATACCCCTACCAGCAACACCACCCCATTTGAATCCTGCAACATTTCCCCCGCGGAGTCTTGCCAAGTCAGCAGGGAACTCAATCCAGAAGAATACTTCTTTGCGGAAGTAGTTGGCGATTTTCATGCAGATCACAACCCCAAACGGACATGGACAAGAAGGCTTAGGCTGATGAAGCAGTCCTCTTTGAGTTCAAAGTTGAAAGCCTCCCGGGCTTATCTAAAATCATTGTTTATCAAATCGAGCTGCTCAAGTCAATCCTCCGCAGCTGCTTCAAGAATGATCAACAAAGGATTAGCTCCACAGGCCAATGAAGGTTGTAAAAGCCACGCCAAAGTAGCTAAGAAGGAGCCGTTTGGGCAGATTCAGAGAGGTGGATCCTCACTCGCAAAGAGCTTCAACAAAGAAAACGCTTCTGGGGACGAAGGAGGCCATGGCCATCATAGAAGGTCATTTTCAGCGGCTTTTAAAAGGATATCAACAGCAAAAATTTCATCCTCATTGACATCATCCTCCGGCTGCTCATCAGCTTCGAGCTCAAACAATTCAAATGGATTTCAAGAGCTGCAATTTTTCAAGAGAAGCGCCAGTGCATATTCAGATATCGAGAATTCAATCCAGGCAGCAATCGCTCATTGTAAAAGATCTCAACAGCAGTTACACTCAACCAATACTGTAACTGACCTTGGGATATGCTCAATGTCTGCTTCTAAAGTTACCTGTGAGGAACAAGAAAGACCAGCACTGTGCCAGAGTTAA